In Candidatus Anaeroferrophillus wilburensis, the following proteins share a genomic window:
- a CDS encoding pyridoxal phosphate-dependent aminotransferase, with amino-acid sequence MPIANRITAFMERSSWIRKMFEEGAALKAKLGAENVFDFTLGNPDLSPPPEVEAELLKIIQEKQPMKYGYMPNSGYPETRQAVADYLSTEQQTKVGANAIVMTCGAGGALNVIFKAILNPGDEVIAPRPYFVEYNFYVDNHGGFLKTVATLPDFTLDMDTIEAEITAKTRAVIINSPNNPTGAIFPEAQIKALGELLARKSAETGQTIYLISDEPYRKIIYDGAAVPPIFPFYANSIIANSYSKDLSLAGERIGFLALNPAADDFAQLTSGFLFCNRILGFVNAPGIMQRLVARFQGRSVDISLYQQKRDLLYTGLVEAGFTVAKPAGAFYLFPKSPLEDDVEFVRTLQTFNILAVPGSGFGGPGYFRLAYCIDDASIKRSLPVFKKVGEKFFG; translated from the coding sequence ATGCCGATTGCCAACCGCATCACCGCTTTTATGGAACGATCCTCATGGATCAGAAAAATGTTTGAAGAGGGGGCCGCCCTGAAAGCCAAACTGGGAGCGGAAAACGTTTTCGATTTCACCCTCGGCAATCCGGACCTCAGTCCACCGCCGGAAGTGGAAGCGGAACTGCTTAAGATTATCCAGGAGAAGCAGCCGATGAAATACGGCTACATGCCAAACTCCGGTTATCCTGAAACCAGACAAGCGGTAGCCGACTATCTCAGCACGGAGCAGCAGACCAAAGTCGGGGCCAACGCTATTGTCATGACCTGTGGTGCCGGCGGGGCGCTGAATGTCATTTTCAAAGCCATTCTTAATCCCGGTGATGAAGTCATTGCTCCCCGGCCCTATTTTGTTGAATACAACTTTTATGTTGACAACCACGGTGGCTTTTTGAAAACTGTCGCCACCCTTCCTGATTTCACCCTGGATATGGATACCATTGAAGCGGAGATTACCGCTAAAACCAGGGCGGTGATCATCAACTCGCCCAACAACCCCACCGGCGCCATCTTCCCCGAAGCTCAAATCAAGGCCCTGGGGGAGCTGCTGGCCCGCAAATCGGCGGAAACCGGCCAGACCATCTACCTGATTTCTGACGAACCCTATCGCAAAATTATTTATGATGGCGCCGCGGTACCACCCATTTTCCCCTTTTATGCCAACAGCATCATCGCCAACTCCTATTCCAAAGACCTTTCCCTGGCCGGTGAACGGATCGGTTTTCTGGCCCTCAATCCAGCGGCGGATGATTTTGCTCAACTGACTTCCGGTTTCCTGTTCTGCAACCGGATTCTCGGCTTTGTCAATGCACCCGGCATCATGCAGCGTTTAGTGGCCAGGTTTCAGGGCAGATCAGTCGATATTTCACTGTATCAACAGAAGCGTGATCTGCTCTATACCGGTCTGGTTGAAGCCGGTTTTACGGTCGCCAAACCGGCCGGGGCTTTCTACCTGTTCCCCAAAAGCCCGCTGGAGGATGATGTGGAGTTTGTCCGCACCCTGCAGACATTCAATATTCTGGCCGTACCCGGCAGCGGCTTTGGCGGCCCCGGCTACTTCC
- the hisC gene encoding histidinol-phosphate transaminase, with the protein MSNRHVRPAISTMAGYTPGFQPPRNQQIIKLNTNENPYPPSPMVAAAIRRAVESCDRFRLYPDPVSDQLRQTAARVYGLNPEQVLAGNGSDDLLRILLDTFVDPGESVGFFEPSYSLYPVLTRIRGGLPRAFPLNREKPEQRIDTTGIKLFYLTTPHAPYGFSFSNGYIKKLADCLDGILVADEAYVDFAEESALGILAECKNLVVTRSFSKSYALAAMRVGLAFAAPEIIVEMDKARDSYNLDLLAQEAATAALLDESYLKETVGRVKKVRQEFGHLLAEHGFTVFPSRTNFIFTIPPAGFKAADLYQFLADHHILVRYFAAPPLDQGIRISIGTTEQMDQVIQTISNFLVQEGK; encoded by the coding sequence ATGAGCAATCGCCATGTTCGCCCGGCCATCAGCACGATGGCCGGCTATACACCCGGTTTTCAGCCACCCAGAAACCAGCAGATCATCAAGCTGAATACCAATGAAAACCCCTACCCGCCCTCCCCGATGGTGGCAGCGGCTATCCGGCGGGCGGTTGAAAGCTGCGATCGCTTCCGGCTCTACCCTGACCCGGTGAGCGATCAGCTGCGACAAACCGCAGCCCGGGTTTACGGGTTGAACCCGGAGCAGGTGCTGGCCGGCAACGGCTCCGATGATCTGCTGCGGATCCTGCTGGACACCTTTGTCGATCCCGGAGAATCGGTGGGGTTTTTTGAACCCTCCTATTCGCTCTATCCGGTACTGACCAGGATCAGGGGCGGACTTCCCCGGGCTTTCCCCCTCAACCGGGAAAAGCCCGAGCAGCGTATTGACACTACCGGCATAAAGCTTTTCTACCTCACCACCCCCCATGCCCCCTACGGCTTTTCATTCAGCAACGGCTATATCAAAAAACTGGCTGACTGCCTGGATGGCATCCTGGTCGCTGATGAAGCGTATGTTGATTTTGCCGAAGAAAGCGCCTTGGGGATTTTGGCCGAGTGCAAAAACCTGGTGGTGACCCGCAGCTTTTCCAAGTCGTATGCCCTGGCCGCCATGCGGGTTGGACTGGCTTTCGCCGCCCCGGAAATTATTGTCGAAATGGATAAAGCCCGGGACAGCTATAACCTTGATCTCCTGGCCCAGGAGGCGGCCACTGCGGCTCTGCTTGACGAAAGTTACTTAAAAGAAACCGTCGGCCGGGTGAAAAAAGTACGGCAGGAATTCGGCCACCTGCTTGCTGAACATGGGTTCACGGTATTCCCTTCCCGGACCAATTTCATCTTCACCATCCCACCGGCCGGGTTCAAGGCCGCAGACCTCTATCAATTTCTGGCTGACCATCATATCCTGGTTCGCTACTTTGCCGCCCCGCCCCTGGATCAGGGCATCCGGATCAGCATCGGCACGACAGAACAGATGGATCAGGTTATCCAGACTATAAGCAATTTTTTAGTTCAGGAAGGAAAATAA
- the hemB gene encoding porphobilinogen synthase, whose product MYFPSYRPRRLRANSQIRRMVRETRLSVDDLIYPLFVCPGQGVKKEISSMPGNYQLSIDMLVKEMAEVQSLGIPAVILFGIPEHKDEVGSGAYDDQGIIQRAIRAVKETTSDVQIITDVCLCEYTSHGHCGIVQNGEILNDPTLELLAREAVSHVKAGADMVAPSDMMDGRVGVIREALDEEGFAETPIMAYAVKYASAFYGPFRDAAESPPQFGDRQSYQMDPGNVREAIREAELDIQEGADMIMVKPALPYLDIIRLMREEFDHPLAAYNVSGEFSMIKAAAQLGWIDGTKVMLESLLAIKRAGADLILTYFAKEAAKLL is encoded by the coding sequence ATGTATTTTCCTTCCTATCGTCCACGACGTTTACGGGCCAACAGCCAGATTCGCCGCATGGTCCGGGAAACCAGGCTGTCCGTTGATGATCTCATCTACCCTCTCTTTGTCTGTCCGGGACAAGGGGTAAAAAAGGAAATATCCTCCATGCCCGGCAATTACCAGCTTTCCATTGATATGCTGGTCAAGGAGATGGCCGAAGTGCAATCGCTGGGCATTCCGGCCGTCATTCTCTTCGGCATTCCGGAACACAAGGATGAAGTGGGCAGCGGGGCCTATGATGATCAGGGAATCATTCAGCGGGCTATCCGGGCGGTCAAGGAAACCACCAGTGATGTCCAGATCATTACCGATGTCTGCCTTTGCGAATATACCTCCCATGGGCACTGCGGCATTGTCCAGAATGGTGAAATCCTCAACGATCCCACCCTTGAGCTGCTTGCCCGGGAGGCAGTTTCCCACGTCAAGGCCGGCGCCGACATGGTCGCCCCTTCCGATATGATGGACGGCCGGGTGGGTGTCATCCGGGAAGCCCTGGATGAAGAAGGCTTTGCCGAAACGCCGATCATGGCCTATGCGGTCAAGTATGCTTCGGCATTTTACGGCCCTTTTCGCGATGCTGCTGAATCACCGCCCCAGTTCGGCGACCGCCAGAGCTACCAGATGGACCCCGGCAATGTCAGGGAAGCCATTCGGGAAGCGGAACTTGATATCCAGGAAGGCGCCGATATGATCATGGTGAAGCCGGCTCTGCCTTATCTCGATATTATCCGGCTGATGCGTGAGGAGTTTGACCATCCCCTGGCGGCTTACAATGTCAGCGGCGAGTTTTCAATGATCAAAGCGGCTGCCCAACTGGGCTGGATTGACGGCACCAAAGTCATGCTGGAATCACTGCTGGCCATCAAACGGGCCGGAGCCGATCTGATCCTCACCTATTTTGCCAAGGAAGCGGCAAAGCTGCTATGA